Proteins found in one Candidatus Methylomirabilota bacterium genomic segment:
- a CDS encoding SDR family oxidoreductase → MNLELEGKVAIVGGASKGLGRACAEVLAEEGAAVVMCSRSEGELEKAAREIHDTTGRETLAFAGDLDRPETVRDLVAAAVARFGRLDVLVNNSGGPPLARAQGATEEQWATAVQRSLLFFARMCREAVPHLKRAGGGRIINILASTVYQPIPNLALSGATRMGVVAFAKSLADEVGRDGILVNNVCPGSILTERMLSNVTARAKELGIPVEKALEQRAAETAVGRIGDPREMAYLVAFFASSRSSYITGTTMLVDGGLVRSVL, encoded by the coding sequence ATGAATCTCGAGCTCGAGGGCAAGGTGGCCATCGTGGGGGGCGCGAGCAAGGGGCTCGGGCGCGCCTGCGCGGAGGTGCTGGCGGAGGAGGGCGCGGCGGTCGTGATGTGCAGCCGCTCCGAGGGCGAGCTCGAGAAGGCGGCGCGTGAGATCCACGACACCACCGGGCGCGAGACGCTGGCCTTCGCCGGCGATCTCGACCGGCCAGAGACCGTCCGCGATCTCGTCGCGGCGGCGGTGGCGCGCTTCGGGCGCCTGGACGTGCTCGTGAACAACTCGGGCGGCCCGCCGCTGGCCCGTGCGCAGGGCGCCACCGAGGAGCAGTGGGCCACCGCGGTGCAGCGCTCGCTGCTGTTCTTTGCTCGGATGTGCCGAGAAGCGGTGCCGCATCTCAAGCGGGCGGGCGGCGGCCGCATCATCAATATCCTCGCCAGCACGGTGTACCAGCCCATTCCCAACCTGGCCCTGTCCGGGGCCACGCGCATGGGCGTGGTCGCCTTCGCGAAGAGCCTGGCCGACGAGGTGGGGCGCGACGGCATCCTGGTGAACAACGTGTGCCCCGGCTCCATCCTCACCGAGCGCATGCTGTCGAACGTGACGGCGCGGGCCAAGGAGCTCGGCATCCCCGTGGAGAAGGCGCTCGAGCAGCGCGCGGCCGAGACCGCGGTGGGCCGCATCGGCGACCCACGCGAGATGGCCTACCTGGTGGCCTTCTTCGCCTCCAGCCGGTCGAGCTACATCACCGGCACCACCATGCTCGTGGACGGCGGCCTCGTGCGCTCCGTGCTGTGA
- a CDS encoding RNA-binding protein, whose protein sequence is MAHKLFIGGLAFTTSNDRLREVFAAVGGVESASVVVDRDTGRSRGFGFVEMESAEAAAEAVKKLNGQTVDGRVLKVELANAPGSGGGRSGGGYRSGGGYRSGGGGEGGNRGGKGGGGGRRW, encoded by the coding sequence ATGGCGCACAAGCTCTTCATCGGCGGGCTCGCCTTCACGACGTCGAATGACCGGCTCCGCGAGGTGTTCGCGGCGGTAGGGGGCGTCGAGTCGGCTTCGGTGGTGGTCGATCGGGATACCGGGCGGTCGCGCGGCTTCGGCTTTGTCGAGATGGAGTCGGCGGAGGCCGCCGCCGAGGCGGTCAAGAAGCTCAACGGGCAGACGGTGGATGGACGGGTTCTGAAGGTCGAGCTCGCGAACGCGCCGGGTAGCGGCGGCGGGCGGAGCGGCGGTGGCTATCGCAGCGGCGGCGGCTATCGCAGCGGCGGCGGGGGCGAGGGCGGAAACCGTGGCGGCAAGGGCGGCGGTGGCGGGAGGCGCTGGTAG
- a CDS encoding DHA2 family efflux MFS transporter permease subunit codes for MTPPATDATPIPPAQKWAITLTVMVVAFMQILDTSVTNVVLPHLQGSMSAGLDEVSWVITSYLAANAVVIPATGWLVGLFGRKKFFLICTILFVVSSFLSGVAPDLTTLIIARIFQGLGGGPIIPLSQAILWEIFPFHQRGLAMAVWGMGFILGPILGPTVGGYLADEWSWRWIFYINLPVGVLGFLMASAFLFDPPYLRKAGRVDWWGLGLMVAGFGCLQLVLDRGEREDWFDSTLIVTLSVIAVIAVVGFLVRELRTEDPILDLSVFTDRNFATGATLIAVVGFGMFSGMLLVAVFTQKLLGYDAWTSGLVLAPGGLGNICSLFASGIVTRVDQRWMLAFGSLLNAVSLYMMTSLTLGMDYWALALPRFIQGFAIGFIFVPLSTLTLATIRRDKLVNATAAYGMLRNVGGSVGIAVVTTLLAQRSQFHQSNLVSHINVWDPETSTRLGQWARHFSRLGADAFTAERRAIAMLYKETVDQAQLLAYADDFWLLAVMFTLMPLALPLMRRIRLQPMPADTATAERAAAPAPAPE; via the coding sequence ATGACGCCGCCAGCCACGGACGCAACGCCGATCCCGCCCGCGCAGAAGTGGGCCATCACGCTCACCGTGATGGTGGTGGCATTCATGCAGATCCTCGACACGAGCGTGACCAACGTGGTGCTCCCGCATCTGCAGGGCTCGATGTCGGCGGGGCTCGACGAGGTCTCGTGGGTGATCACCTCCTACCTCGCCGCCAACGCCGTGGTGATCCCGGCCACCGGCTGGCTGGTGGGTCTCTTCGGCCGGAAGAAGTTCTTCCTGATCTGCACCATCCTTTTCGTCGTGAGCTCGTTCCTGTCCGGCGTCGCGCCCGACCTCACCACGCTGATCATCGCCCGCATCTTCCAGGGGCTCGGCGGGGGCCCCATCATCCCGCTCTCGCAGGCGATCCTCTGGGAGATCTTCCCGTTCCACCAGCGGGGGCTCGCCATGGCGGTGTGGGGGATGGGCTTCATCCTCGGGCCGATCCTTGGGCCCACGGTGGGCGGCTATCTCGCCGACGAGTGGTCGTGGCGCTGGATCTTCTACATCAACTTGCCGGTGGGCGTGCTGGGCTTCCTCATGGCCAGCGCCTTCCTCTTCGACCCGCCGTATCTTCGCAAGGCCGGGCGGGTGGACTGGTGGGGGCTCGGCCTGATGGTCGCGGGCTTCGGCTGCCTCCAGCTCGTGCTGGATCGCGGGGAGCGGGAGGACTGGTTCGACTCCACGCTCATCGTCACGCTGAGCGTGATCGCGGTGATCGCAGTGGTGGGCTTCCTCGTCCGCGAGCTGCGGACGGAGGATCCCATCCTCGACCTCAGCGTGTTCACCGATCGCAACTTCGCCACCGGCGCCACCCTCATTGCGGTGGTGGGCTTCGGCATGTTCTCAGGCATGCTGCTGGTCGCCGTGTTCACCCAGAAGCTCCTGGGCTATGACGCCTGGACCTCGGGGCTCGTTCTGGCCCCCGGTGGGCTCGGTAATATCTGCTCGCTGTTCGCCTCGGGGATCGTGACGCGCGTGGACCAGCGCTGGATGCTGGCCTTCGGCTCCCTGCTGAACGCGGTGAGCCTCTACATGATGACCTCGCTGACGCTCGGGATGGACTACTGGGCGCTGGCGCTCCCGCGCTTCATCCAGGGCTTCGCCATCGGGTTCATCTTCGTGCCGCTCTCCACGCTCACGCTGGCGACGATCCGGCGGGACAAGCTGGTCAACGCCACCGCGGCCTACGGCATGCTGCGGAACGTCGGCGGCAGCGTGGGGATCGCGGTGGTGACCACGCTGCTCGCCCAGCGCAGCCAGTTCCATCAGTCGAACCTGGTGAGTCACATCAACGTGTGGGATCCCGAGACCAGCACCCGGCTCGGCCAGTGGGCCCGCCACTTCTCGCGGCTGGGAGCGGACGCGTTCACCGCCGAGCGGCGGGCCATCGCCATGCTGTACAAGGAGACGGTGGACCAGGCCCAGCTCCTCGCCTATGCCGACGACTTCTGGCTGCTTGCCGTCATGTTCACGCTGATGCCCCTGGCCCTGCCGCTGATGCGCCGCATCCGTCTTCAGCCCATGCCCGCGGACACCGCGACGGCCGAGCGCGCGGCGGCGCCCGCGCCGGCGCCCGAATAG
- a CDS encoding 2-oxo acid dehydrogenase subunit E2 translates to MPTQVIMPALELAQETGKVLRWIKAPGDTVRKGDALVEIETDKVTVEIESPAAGVLRDVTAQEGDVIPVGQPIAMIYAPGEAAISTPSPPVRGQGEGPRPADANGDRVKASPLARKLAAEHGIDLAEIKSSSGKIEKADVLAHVERRAAVSATTSAAARLAPASPKARRLAAERGLDLRTLHGSGPSGAILAADLPAAAASASTTARPEAARGEGVSHIWRIMADRMTASWTSAPHFYLVREVNVSRLVAWRERATKQSGARITYTDLLVRLVAATLAQHPAANASWKDGGILRNSEINIGLAVAIEDGLVVPVLHRADTLTLKDIAARREDLVTRAQAGKLRPADIGGGGFTISNLGMYGVDAFNAIVNPPQAAILAVGRIADRVIAVNGQPAVQPTMVLTLSCDHRALDGARGAQFLGALAELVEEPLALLT, encoded by the coding sequence ATGCCCACCCAGGTCATCATGCCGGCGCTGGAGCTGGCGCAGGAGACCGGCAAGGTCCTGCGCTGGATCAAGGCGCCGGGCGATACGGTTCGTAAGGGCGACGCGTTGGTCGAGATCGAGACCGACAAGGTCACGGTCGAGATCGAGTCGCCCGCTGCCGGCGTGCTCCGCGACGTGACCGCGCAAGAGGGCGACGTCATCCCGGTGGGCCAGCCGATCGCCATGATCTATGCGCCCGGCGAGGCGGCGATTTCTACCCCCTCTCCTCCGGTGAGAGGCCAGGGGGAGGGGCCACGTCCCGCGGACGCCAACGGCGATCGGGTCAAAGCCTCTCCGCTCGCCCGCAAGCTCGCCGCCGAGCACGGCATCGACCTCGCCGAGATCAAGAGCAGCTCCGGCAAGATCGAGAAGGCCGACGTCCTCGCGCACGTGGAGCGCCGTGCCGCTGTATCCGCCACCACGTCCGCCGCCGCGCGTCTCGCCCCCGCGTCGCCCAAGGCGCGCCGCCTCGCGGCAGAGCGCGGCCTCGACCTCCGCACGCTCCACGGCTCCGGCCCGAGCGGTGCCATCCTCGCCGCCGACCTGCCCGCGGCGGCAGCCTCCGCCTCCACCACCGCACGACCCGAGGCGGCCCGTGGCGAGGGCGTCAGCCATATCTGGCGCATCATGGCCGACCGCATGACCGCCTCGTGGACCAGCGCCCCTCACTTCTATCTCGTCCGCGAGGTCAACGTGAGCCGGCTCGTCGCCTGGCGCGAGCGGGCGACCAAGCAGAGCGGCGCCCGTATCACCTATACCGATCTGCTGGTGCGGCTCGTCGCCGCGACCCTGGCCCAGCATCCCGCGGCGAACGCCTCCTGGAAAGACGGCGGCATTCTTCGCAACTCGGAGATCAACATCGGGCTCGCCGTGGCCATCGAGGACGGCCTGGTCGTCCCCGTGCTCCACCGCGCCGATACCCTGACGCTCAAGGACATCGCCGCGCGGCGCGAGGACCTCGTCACGCGCGCCCAGGCTGGTAAGCTGCGCCCCGCCGACATAGGGGGCGGCGGCTTCACCATCAGCAATCTCGGCATGTACGGCGTCGACGCCTTCAACGCCATCGTGAACCCGCCGCAGGCGGCGATTCTCGCCGTCGGGCGCATCGCGGACCGCGTGATCGCCGTGAACGGTCAGCCGGCCGTCCAGCCCACCATGGTGCTGACCCTCTCTTGCGACCACCGCGCGCTGGACGGCGCCCGCGGCGCCCAGTTCCTCGGAGCCCTCGCGGAGCTGGTCGAGGAGCCGCTGGCGCTTCTCACCTGA
- a CDS encoding transporter, whose amino-acid sequence MRTKGLLRATALAAATVLFAPHAWAEGPSPSFFDPVVTTSPGISREVNVLLDHTRDSDRRLTFLSARLQYPVASWLQFSLEMPGFLDPSEGSPRVGAGDLSVGAQANVWTPRQWPAQVDVGLEVALPTGDRDVLAGSTTVHVFIAGGLNAGPIDLVANISYAWGLTGSAQDSQLFQASLAAGYRHRWLAPFVELVITQPVEGFDQRRPQVALVPGIELYFPANLSLSVGVQLPVGSPRFFDQRVVAFFKWPF is encoded by the coding sequence GCGGAGGGGCCTTCCCCCTCGTTCTTCGACCCCGTGGTCACGACGAGCCCGGGCATATCTCGCGAGGTCAACGTCCTGCTCGATCACACGCGCGACTCGGATCGCAGGCTGACCTTCCTGTCCGCGCGACTGCAGTATCCCGTCGCCTCGTGGCTCCAGTTCAGCCTCGAGATGCCGGGGTTCCTCGACCCCAGCGAAGGCTCGCCTCGCGTCGGCGCCGGCGACCTGTCGGTCGGGGCACAGGCCAACGTGTGGACGCCGCGCCAGTGGCCCGCCCAGGTCGATGTGGGTCTTGAGGTCGCGCTCCCGACAGGGGACCGCGACGTGCTCGCCGGCTCCACGACGGTCCATGTCTTCATTGCCGGTGGTCTGAACGCCGGCCCCATCGACCTGGTGGCGAACATCTCCTATGCGTGGGGACTCACGGGCTCCGCCCAGGACAGTCAGCTCTTCCAGGCCAGCCTGGCCGCCGGCTACCGTCACCGGTGGCTCGCGCCGTTCGTCGAGCTGGTGATAACCCAGCCCGTCGAGGGATTTGATCAGCGGCGACCGCAGGTGGCGCTCGTGCCCGGCATCGAGCTCTACTTCCCAGCCAACCTGAGCCTCTCGGTCGGTGTCCAGCTCCCGGTCGGGTCCCCGCGCTTCTTCGACCAGCGGGTGGTGGCCTTCTTCAAGTGGCCCTTCTGA
- a CDS encoding alpha-ketoacid dehydrogenase subunit beta yields the protein MRELTYGDAVKEAIAEEMRRDPRVFLIGEDVAEAGHPFKTLVGLVQEFGTDRVIDTPISEPGYAGIGVGAAMTGMRPVVDVMFGDFITLTMDQMVNQAAKAYYMSGGKIKVPIVFRTTLGATRRSAAQHSQSLHAWVSHIPGLKVALPSGPYEAKGLMKTAIRDDSPVVIFEDKMMYRVKGPVPAEDYTIPFGVADVKRAGKDITIVATSSMVPVALGAAKMLDEVGIGAEVIDPRTTFPLDKDALIASAKKTSRALVVDEGYERYGVTAEIASVIAEGAFYHLDAPVKRMGAMDVPVPFSPVLEDLTVPSEKTVFDAAKALCGKA from the coding sequence GTGCGTGAGCTGACCTATGGCGATGCCGTCAAGGAAGCGATTGCCGAGGAGATGCGGCGGGACCCGCGCGTCTTCCTCATCGGCGAAGACGTGGCCGAGGCCGGCCATCCCTTCAAGACCCTGGTGGGGCTGGTGCAGGAGTTCGGCACCGACCGCGTGATCGACACGCCGATCTCCGAGCCCGGCTATGCGGGCATCGGGGTGGGCGCGGCGATGACCGGCATGCGGCCGGTGGTGGACGTGATGTTCGGCGACTTCATCACGCTCACGATGGACCAGATGGTGAACCAGGCGGCCAAGGCGTATTACATGTCGGGCGGCAAGATCAAGGTGCCCATCGTGTTCCGCACCACGCTGGGCGCCACGCGGCGCTCCGCGGCGCAGCACTCGCAGTCGCTGCACGCCTGGGTGAGCCACATCCCCGGCCTCAAGGTGGCGCTGCCCTCGGGTCCCTACGAGGCCAAGGGCCTCATGAAGACGGCCATCCGCGACGACAGCCCCGTGGTGATCTTCGAGGACAAGATGATGTATCGCGTGAAGGGCCCCGTCCCCGCCGAGGACTACACCATCCCCTTCGGGGTGGCCGACGTGAAGCGCGCGGGCAAGGACATCACGATCGTGGCCACCAGCAGCATGGTGCCGGTGGCGCTGGGCGCGGCCAAGATGCTGGACGAGGTCGGCATCGGCGCCGAGGTGATCGACCCGCGCACGACCTTCCCGCTGGACAAGGACGCCCTCATCGCCTCCGCCAAGAAGACCTCCCGCGCCCTCGTGGTGGACGAGGGCTACGAGCGCTACGGCGTCACCGCGGAGATCGCCTCCGTGATCGCGGAAGGCGCCTTCTATCACCTGGACGCGCCGGTCAAGCGCATGGGCGCGATGGACGTGCCCGTCCCATTCTCCCCGGTGCTGGAAGACCTCACGGTGCCGTCGGAGAAGACTGTCTTCGACGCGGCGAAGGCGCTCTGCGGCAAGGCCTGA
- a CDS encoding 4-hydroxyphenylacetate 3-hydroxylase N-terminal domain-containing protein, with protein MRSGAEYREALRDGRRVWIVGEGLVEDVTLHPATRPMVEEYVAWYDRHRDPEWQDVVLAPPDAHGERAAWAFATPRSAADLRAMGRSYAATAFVSAGNITHTPGYGNLIALGVRDVVLERDVSAQQLDDATRYRESLIATGRFLTFCAGAGTIGYRLRQDPDQRAALRIVRETDAGLILSGKVGMHTSPVYAEDVYVGSHSGVDWNGHRATFVVPVGAPGVTVLCRKAAARHANPFLAPLSSRFDELDGQLWLENVHVPWERIFFTDVSPDPIAIWCFWHQLYCWLAKAEFTLGLALACTHAMGLKEHEPTVEYLMDLVIDVQTVRTCQTAAELEPDLTADGLCVPRRVHVAAGSIAMQKSRQRMAEILRILPGSSLVVAPSDKDLASPEVAAGLEESFGGGGYTALQRAALLQLASDHVASALDGRESAFELHANGGMPAWRARLRRVFPDYTALANGVLRALSLDMPTIDLDELRNAALPMRRPVVPPPPPPPTSGSPS; from the coding sequence GTGAGAAGCGGCGCCGAGTACCGCGAGGCCCTGCGCGACGGCCGACGGGTGTGGATCGTCGGCGAGGGGCTCGTCGAGGACGTGACCCTGCACCCGGCCACTCGGCCCATGGTGGAGGAGTACGTCGCCTGGTACGACCGTCACCGGGATCCCGAGTGGCAGGACGTGGTCCTCGCCCCGCCCGACGCCCACGGCGAGCGCGCGGCCTGGGCCTTCGCCACGCCACGCAGCGCCGCCGACCTCCGCGCGATGGGCCGCTCCTACGCGGCGACCGCCTTCGTCAGCGCGGGGAACATCACGCACACGCCCGGCTACGGCAATCTCATCGCCCTCGGCGTCCGCGACGTGGTCCTAGAGCGCGACGTGTCCGCCCAGCAGCTCGACGACGCCACCCGCTACCGCGAGAGCCTCATCGCGACCGGCCGCTTCCTCACCTTCTGCGCGGGCGCGGGAACGATCGGGTACCGGCTCCGCCAGGACCCCGACCAACGGGCAGCCCTACGCATCGTCCGCGAGACCGACGCGGGGCTCATCCTGAGCGGCAAGGTCGGCATGCATACGAGCCCGGTCTACGCGGAGGACGTCTACGTCGGGTCACACTCCGGGGTGGACTGGAACGGGCATCGAGCCACCTTCGTGGTGCCGGTCGGCGCGCCCGGCGTCACCGTGCTCTGCCGCAAGGCGGCCGCCCGCCACGCGAACCCGTTCCTTGCCCCGCTCAGCAGCCGCTTCGACGAGCTGGACGGCCAGCTCTGGCTGGAGAACGTTCACGTGCCGTGGGAGCGTATCTTCTTCACCGACGTCTCCCCTGATCCCATCGCGATCTGGTGCTTCTGGCACCAGCTCTACTGCTGGCTCGCCAAGGCGGAGTTCACGCTGGGCCTGGCGCTGGCCTGCACCCATGCCATGGGCCTCAAGGAGCATGAACCGACGGTGGAGTACCTGATGGACCTGGTGATCGACGTGCAGACGGTGCGGACCTGCCAGACGGCGGCGGAGCTCGAGCCGGATCTCACCGCGGACGGCCTCTGCGTGCCGCGCCGGGTGCACGTCGCCGCAGGCAGCATCGCCATGCAGAAGTCGCGGCAACGCATGGCCGAGATCCTGCGCATCCTGCCCGGGTCCTCGCTGGTCGTCGCGCCCTCGGACAAGGACCTGGCCTCGCCCGAGGTGGCCGCCGGCCTCGAGGAATCGTTCGGCGGCGGCGGGTACACCGCGCTGCAGCGCGCGGCCCTGCTGCAGCTCGCGTCCGATCACGTCGCCTCCGCGCTGGACGGGCGCGAGTCGGCCTTCGAGCTCCACGCCAACGGCGGCATGCCCGCCTGGCGCGCGCGGCTGCGGCGCGTCTTCCCCGACTACACCGCGCTGGCCAACGGCGTGCTGCGGGCGCTGAGCCTCGACATGCCCACGATCGACCTCGACGAGCTCCGGAACGCGGCGTTGCCCATGCGCCGTCCCGTGGTGCCGCCGCCTCCGCCCCCTCCGACTTCAGGGAGCCCATCATGA
- a CDS encoding nuclear transport factor 2 family protein, whose product MSSPGENVARLKDAYRQWHESKGGSVQTWLDLMADDVSVRSLANGGAGAEFTSEIRSKADFKRYFDGLLGEWEMINYKTGAFLADGDWVAMRGSTAWKNRATGRVVDTPKADFWRFRDGRVVEFHEFYDTAALYDAAR is encoded by the coding sequence ATGAGCAGTCCGGGAGAGAACGTGGCGAGGCTGAAGGACGCCTACCGGCAGTGGCACGAGTCGAAGGGCGGCAGCGTCCAGACCTGGCTCGACCTCATGGCGGACGACGTCAGCGTGCGCTCCCTGGCCAACGGCGGCGCCGGCGCCGAGTTCACCAGCGAGATCCGCTCGAAGGCCGACTTCAAGCGCTACTTCGACGGGCTCCTGGGCGAGTGGGAGATGATCAACTACAAGACCGGCGCCTTCCTCGCCGACGGCGATTGGGTGGCGATGCGCGGCTCCACCGCGTGGAAGAACCGCGCCACCGGCCGCGTGGTTGACACGCCCAAGGCCGACTTCTGGCGCTTCCGCGACGGCAGGGTGGTCGAATTCCACGAGTTCTACGACACCGCGGCGCTGTACGACGCCGCGCGGTGA